One Planctomycetaceae bacterium genomic window carries:
- a CDS encoding response regulator, which produces MTDEHKPIDILLVEDSETDAQLTLEALAEGKIRNTVAHVPDGEEAMAYLRREGKYANATRPDLILLDLNMPKLDGRDVLKAIRSDEELRVIPVVVLTTSNQDRDVLESYGLAANNYIVKPVDLTQFFSVIQEVQEFWVTVVRLPPK; this is translated from the coding sequence ATGACCGACGAACACAAGCCCATCGACATCCTGCTGGTGGAAGACAGCGAGACGGACGCCCAGTTGACTCTGGAGGCCCTGGCCGAAGGCAAGATCAGGAACACGGTCGCTCACGTGCCGGATGGTGAAGAAGCGATGGCATACCTTCGAAGGGAAGGAAAGTATGCAAATGCCACTCGTCCGGACCTGATCCTGCTGGACCTGAACATGCCGAAGCTGGATGGTCGCGACGTACTGAAGGCGATTCGGTCAGACGAAGAGCTGAGAGTGATTCCGGTGGTTGTTCTGACCACGTCAAATCAGGACAGAGATGTGCTGGAGTCCTACGGCCTGGCCGCCAACAACTACATCGTAAAACCCGTCGATCTGACGCAGTTCTTCAGCGTCATTCAGGAAGTGCAGGAATTCTGGGTGACAGTCGTACGGCTGCCGCCCAAGTGA
- a CDS encoding PAS domain S-box protein has product MATCYFLFAEIGHALSFPGDFATFWLPSGLALAAYLSVPTRRWPWVAAGTLAANLVSDVFFHHKTLPVSCGFWIANLTESLSAAWLTVRFLSQPFRLARSDTVIGFVLLPCLVCTAIGATLGAAVVTYAFGADYADTWRIWWSGDVLGMLIGCPFVLVIVSSVTDGNSFVQLKSRRRNSRSIWLFLSVLAVQMLIAEFVFGRQTQRIAYVTYPVLLWLSLRFHIVGAATGLFATALITVAHTANGNGTFGEIPEVVVRASVLQIFLFITAAAFLIVGASASERTQAQASLHRTRVALDTAGDGVMWVDSAGRLLYVNDAACRRLQYTPQELLTMTVSDVDSDPGSVDEFTDELWPQLTQGKHLTRERRYRRKDGTTLPVEVSTHYIDSGDQPFACSFIRDITDRRRQDKLFQATFESSALALVLTDFDGKIVLVNDEARRLFGYDGDQLVGQTIEILVPAEFKVRHRLLREEFVKTPEKRRMQGGRDLVAIRADGSTVRVEIGLNAFVTEDGSFVLSTIVDITQRVEAQRQLEESQSKLRVAVEGGNVGLWDWDIATNRVSYSDEWHAQLGEPPGTLSRLSDWESRVHPDDRTEALRNVAELFAGSGAEYESTFRMRHRDGSYRWILARGRLFRNENGEPARMVGTHVDVTEREDMRSRLEAYLKVLGSTDGGWDWDVNSNRVEYAPRFRELLGFNPAGDPAFPDTLEAFDRRLHPEDKAGVWNRIRQHFEERLPYDHEFRMRLKNGSYRWFRSRADTVRDAHGRPARMAGSIYDVTRQKEAELRLQQSNNDLEEFAYVASHDLQEPLRAIGGFCQLLERKYSERLDERGLGYLRHVVDGVARMKDLIQDLLDFSRVSRLELNTELVDLSQCVAQAVDNLKTAITDSQASIEVGELPKIHGQHGLFTQLFQNLISNSIKFRIPGTSPQVTICAAVHDSSCVIEVADNGMGIPEEYQDCIFTMFKRLHRREEVAGTGIGLALCRRIVDRHHGTISVRSAPGEGATFVVTLPIV; this is encoded by the coding sequence GTGGCGACGTGCTATTTTCTGTTCGCGGAAATCGGACACGCCCTTTCGTTTCCCGGTGATTTCGCGACGTTCTGGCTGCCGTCGGGACTGGCGCTGGCGGCGTACCTGTCCGTTCCGACGCGTCGCTGGCCGTGGGTCGCGGCGGGAACTCTGGCGGCAAACCTGGTCTCCGACGTTTTCTTCCACCACAAGACGCTGCCTGTCAGTTGCGGCTTCTGGATCGCGAACTTGACGGAATCGCTCAGCGCGGCCTGGCTGACTGTGCGATTTCTGAGCCAGCCGTTTCGACTTGCCAGATCCGACACCGTCATCGGGTTTGTCCTGCTTCCCTGTCTGGTCTGCACTGCGATCGGCGCGACACTGGGAGCTGCTGTCGTGACGTATGCCTTCGGGGCAGACTATGCCGACACCTGGCGCATCTGGTGGAGCGGTGACGTCCTGGGGATGCTGATCGGATGTCCGTTCGTGCTGGTCATCGTCTCGAGTGTGACGGACGGCAATTCGTTCGTGCAGTTGAAGTCGCGGCGCCGGAACTCAAGATCGATCTGGCTGTTTCTGTCGGTGCTGGCTGTTCAGATGCTGATCGCCGAATTCGTCTTTGGCAGGCAGACACAGCGAATTGCGTACGTTACGTATCCGGTGCTGCTCTGGCTGTCGCTTCGCTTTCATATTGTCGGGGCGGCAACGGGACTCTTCGCAACGGCACTGATCACTGTTGCACACACGGCAAACGGAAACGGTACGTTCGGTGAGATTCCGGAAGTGGTTGTTCGTGCGTCCGTGCTGCAGATCTTTCTGTTCATTACGGCAGCGGCATTCCTGATCGTCGGTGCTTCCGCGTCGGAACGGACTCAGGCCCAGGCTTCGCTGCATCGAACCAGGGTCGCTCTGGATACTGCCGGCGACGGAGTCATGTGGGTCGATTCCGCGGGCCGGTTGCTGTACGTCAACGACGCGGCATGCCGACGGCTGCAATACACGCCGCAGGAATTGCTGACGATGACAGTGTCCGACGTCGATTCGGACCCCGGCTCGGTCGACGAATTCACAGACGAATTGTGGCCGCAGCTTACGCAGGGAAAACACCTGACGCGCGAACGGCGATACCGTCGAAAGGATGGAACGACGCTGCCGGTCGAAGTCTCGACGCACTACATCGATTCCGGAGATCAGCCGTTCGCGTGCTCATTCATTCGCGACATCACCGATCGCAGGCGACAGGACAAGCTGTTTCAGGCCACGTTTGAGTCCTCCGCGCTGGCACTTGTGCTGACTGACTTCGACGGCAAAATCGTTCTGGTCAATGATGAAGCCCGGCGGCTGTTCGGCTACGACGGCGACCAACTGGTGGGGCAGACGATCGAGATCCTGGTGCCTGCGGAATTTAAAGTGCGGCACCGGCTGCTGCGGGAGGAATTTGTCAAAACGCCCGAGAAACGGCGAATGCAGGGCGGACGCGACCTGGTCGCCATTCGTGCGGATGGCTCCACAGTTCGAGTGGAAATCGGACTGAATGCGTTTGTCACCGAAGATGGTTCGTTCGTGCTGAGCACCATTGTCGACATCACTCAGCGCGTCGAAGCGCAGCGGCAGCTTGAAGAATCGCAGTCCAAACTCAGGGTCGCCGTGGAGGGCGGCAACGTCGGGCTGTGGGACTGGGATATCGCCACGAACCGCGTGTCGTATTCCGATGAATGGCACGCGCAACTGGGCGAACCGCCCGGCACACTCAGCAGACTCAGCGACTGGGAATCGCGAGTTCATCCCGACGACCGCACGGAGGCACTGAGGAACGTGGCGGAACTGTTTGCCGGGTCAGGAGCCGAATACGAATCGACGTTTCGAATGCGGCATCGTGACGGTTCTTACCGCTGGATCCTGGCCCGCGGCCGACTGTTCAGAAACGAAAACGGCGAGCCTGCCCGGATGGTGGGGACTCACGTGGACGTCACAGAACGGGAAGACATGCGTTCGCGGCTGGAAGCGTACCTGAAAGTGCTGGGATCAACCGACGGAGGATGGGACTGGGACGTGAACTCCAACCGCGTCGAATATGCGCCGCGATTTCGCGAGTTGCTGGGGTTCAATCCTGCGGGCGATCCGGCCTTCCCGGATACTCTGGAGGCGTTTGACCGGCGGCTGCATCCGGAGGACAAGGCCGGAGTCTGGAACCGTATCCGGCAGCATTTCGAAGAGCGGCTGCCCTACGACCACGAGTTCCGGATGCGTCTGAAAAACGGCAGCTACCGATGGTTTCGAAGTCGCGCCGATACGGTGCGAGACGCTCACGGCAGGCCGGCGCGCATGGCGGGTTCCATCTACGACGTGACGCGGCAGAAGGAAGCGGAACTGCGGCTTCAGCAAAGCAACAACGATCTTGAAGAGTTCGCCTATGTGGCTTCGCATGACCTGCAGGAACCGTTGCGAGCCATCGGTGGCTTTTGCCAGTTGCTCGAACGCAAATACAGCGAACGCCTGGATGAACGGGGGCTTGGATACCTGCGCCACGTGGTCGATGGCGTGGCCCGAATGAAGGACCTGATCCAGGATCTGCTCGATTTCTCGCGAGTATCCAGGTTGGAACTCAACACCGAGCTGGTGGATCTGAGTCAATGCGTGGCACAGGCGGTGGACAACCTGAAGACTGCGATCACGGACTCCCAGGCGTCGATCGAAGTCGGCGAGCTGCCGAAGATCCACGGGCAACACGGTCTGTTCACACAGCTCTTCCAGAATCTTATCAGCAATTCGATCAAGTTTCGGATTCCCGGTACGTCCCCGCAGGTCACGATCTGCGCGGCCGTTCATGATTCAAGCTGCGTGATTGAGGTGGCGGATAACGGAATGGGAATTCCGGAAGAGTACCAGGATTGCATCTTCACAATGTTCAAGAGACTTCATCGCCGTGAGGAAGTTGCCGGAACCGGCATAGGACTGGCACTGTGCCGCCGCATAGTCGATCGCCATCACGGCACGATTTCCGTACGATCCGCTCCCGGCGAGGGGGCAACCTTCGTAGTCACCCTTCCCATTGTGTGA
- a CDS encoding chemotaxis protein CheB — protein MEQVSGSVPDRIVGIGASAGGLHALEALLDELPPDSGMALIVIQHLSPDFDSIMDQLLARHTRMPVELISDAGAVYANHVYLLPPGKQVILSNGRLLLTERSDASGLSFPIDQFFRSLAQDAGSNAVAVVLSGTGSDGSRGIRDVHSADGTVIVQTPESCAFDGMPRSACDTGVVDLLLSPREIARALERICNNKSREEATSTVNGGMEPIDHMDPSMRTVFNLLHSRFGLDFSQYKSDMIARRIQRRVKLSGLTDVGDYLNQVRQHEEELDQLYHDMLIGVTDFFRDQHVFERLQLDVLPTLIDGLHADEEFRCWVAGTATGEEAYSLAILLDEEFEKRGLEKRVRIFASDVHQPSLAVAGRGIYSGDRMSGMTPERRDRFFIERQDGFHVAPELRKMVVFTPHNVIRDAPFTRLDLICCRNLLIYLTPQTQQRVLSLFHFGLKSGGALCLGSSESIGDLRGEFQPMDDSLRIFRKHRESAQGVKAAYVTRSPWLPAVPQPATRDRNGFRGLLKIYDRLLKDFGFPALLINDRREILHVIGGAGKFLGFSDGRPANDILNVIHPELRVPLSLALIHLQRDGQPVSIDGIRCELERRVVEITLRINRFASDDDEDCSVLVRFEESEPAVPHDDTRPLRASDLSSVEHLERELQFTQDNLQSTIEELQSTNEELQSTNEQLTASNEELQSTNEELHSVNEELYTVNAEHQRKIDELTELNDDIDNLLTTTNVHTLFLDSRLRLRRFTPRIAELFNLIPQDIGRSIDSFTHRLQELNLSGTIQEVIRTEQPIHRETRDEDGQWYLLRIFPYLSRGTVEGAVVTLVDVTTLQAATEALQKSEERFDLAVRGSNAGIWDWKDVSQEPIWCSSRMYSLLGRAPSQEMTVSFWRELIHPEDHDRVMAALNDHLKNDAPFDIEYRMEYGQSDEYRWYHMRGAAERKGGGRAIRMAGSFEDITDKRRAEEEVQQGVARRDQFLAMLSHELRNPLGAVTNATAVLSSPDVDSRTRERALGVVQRQLNQMSRLMDDLLDVSRITHGKIELRPTTVDLRRIVEQAVAVVRQPVEESDLNLSVEIAAEPVTVNGDPARLEQVTVNLLTNAVKYTSRGGDVLVSLYSRAKEAVIEVRDSGTGIPADKLREIFSLFYQSDETLDRSNGGMGVGLTLVKAVVELHGGTVHAESEGHGKGSLFTVVLPLAPDSSNPSKPAAKPQRTSIQTIVLVEDIDDAREMLAALLTMRGLEVHEAATGAEGLEMIQQLKPDAAIIDIGLPELNGHEVARRLRADAANNHIPLVALTGYGQDTDKQAVRESGFDLHLVKPLNPDVLDSVLAKLGHLAGQESIGHTP, from the coding sequence ATGGAACAGGTCAGCGGAAGTGTTCCGGACAGAATCGTCGGCATCGGTGCGTCAGCCGGAGGCCTGCACGCTCTGGAAGCCCTGCTGGACGAACTGCCGCCCGACTCGGGAATGGCACTGATCGTCATTCAGCACCTGTCGCCCGACTTCGACAGCATTATGGATCAGTTGCTTGCCCGGCACACTCGAATGCCGGTGGAACTGATCTCTGACGCGGGTGCCGTGTATGCCAATCACGTGTACCTGCTGCCTCCCGGAAAGCAGGTCATTCTTTCAAACGGCCGCCTGTTGCTGACGGAGCGGTCAGACGCGTCCGGCCTGTCGTTTCCCATCGATCAGTTCTTCCGATCGCTCGCTCAGGATGCCGGCAGCAACGCGGTTGCCGTGGTCCTGTCGGGCACAGGCAGCGACGGTTCGCGAGGAATACGTGACGTTCATTCGGCCGATGGCACTGTCATCGTGCAGACTCCGGAATCCTGTGCGTTCGACGGCATGCCGCGCAGCGCGTGTGATACCGGAGTAGTGGATCTGCTGTTGTCGCCCCGCGAAATCGCCAGGGCTCTGGAACGTATCTGCAACAACAAATCTCGTGAGGAGGCAACTTCGACTGTGAATGGAGGCATGGAGCCGATTGACCACATGGATCCGTCGATGCGCACGGTATTCAACCTGTTGCACAGCAGGTTTGGACTGGACTTTTCTCAATACAAGTCTGACATGATTGCTCGCCGGATTCAGCGGCGAGTGAAGCTGTCGGGGCTGACGGACGTCGGGGACTACCTGAATCAGGTTCGGCAGCACGAAGAGGAGCTGGATCAGCTTTATCACGACATGCTGATCGGCGTTACCGACTTCTTCCGTGATCAGCATGTGTTTGAACGGCTGCAACTGGATGTGCTGCCGACGCTGATTGACGGATTGCACGCTGACGAGGAATTTCGCTGCTGGGTCGCCGGGACAGCGACCGGAGAAGAAGCCTATTCGCTGGCGATTCTGCTGGACGAGGAATTCGAAAAACGCGGTCTTGAAAAGCGCGTCCGAATCTTCGCTTCAGACGTTCATCAACCGTCGCTTGCCGTCGCCGGTCGCGGTATCTACTCCGGCGACCGGATGTCCGGCATGACGCCCGAACGGCGTGACCGGTTCTTCATTGAGCGGCAGGACGGTTTCCATGTCGCTCCGGAACTTCGCAAGATGGTTGTGTTTACGCCGCACAATGTCATCCGCGACGCTCCGTTCACGAGGCTCGACCTGATCTGCTGCCGCAACCTGCTGATCTATCTGACACCGCAGACACAGCAGCGCGTTCTGTCACTGTTCCATTTCGGATTGAAATCGGGAGGAGCACTTTGCCTGGGCAGCAGCGAATCCATCGGCGACCTGCGGGGCGAATTTCAGCCCATGGATGATTCGCTGCGAATCTTCCGCAAGCACCGGGAGTCCGCTCAGGGCGTTAAGGCCGCGTATGTGACACGTTCGCCATGGCTGCCGGCCGTCCCGCAACCGGCGACGCGTGACCGCAACGGATTCCGCGGCCTGCTGAAAATCTACGACCGGCTGCTGAAAGACTTTGGTTTTCCGGCGCTGCTGATCAACGATCGTCGCGAGATCCTGCACGTCATCGGCGGTGCCGGAAAGTTTCTGGGGTTTTCCGACGGCCGTCCGGCAAACGACATCCTGAACGTTATTCACCCTGAACTGCGGGTTCCTCTGTCCCTGGCACTGATCCATCTTCAGCGCGACGGCCAGCCGGTCTCCATTGACGGCATCCGCTGCGAACTGGAACGCCGGGTTGTTGAAATCACGCTGCGGATTAACCGGTTCGCATCAGACGATGACGAAGACTGCTCCGTGCTGGTGCGATTCGAGGAATCCGAACCTGCCGTTCCGCACGACGACACCCGGCCGCTGCGCGCGTCGGACCTCAGTTCGGTGGAACATCTCGAACGCGAACTGCAGTTCACTCAGGACAACCTGCAGTCGACCATTGAGGAACTGCAGTCAACAAACGAAGAACTGCAGTCGACAAATGAACAACTGACGGCCTCCAACGAGGAACTGCAAAGCACCAACGAGGAACTGCATTCCGTCAACGAAGAACTCTACACCGTCAACGCCGAACACCAGCGGAAGATCGATGAACTTACGGAACTGAACGACGACATCGACAATCTGCTGACCACCACCAACGTTCACACACTGTTTCTGGATTCGCGGCTGCGGCTGCGGCGGTTCACGCCGCGCATCGCGGAACTGTTCAACCTGATTCCGCAGGACATCGGCCGTTCGATCGATTCGTTCACGCACAGGCTGCAGGAACTGAATCTGTCCGGCACGATTCAGGAAGTGATTCGGACGGAACAGCCGATTCACCGCGAAACCCGGGATGAAGACGGACAGTGGTACCTGCTGCGAATCTTCCCCTACCTTTCGCGCGGCACTGTGGAAGGCGCGGTCGTCACGCTGGTCGACGTCACAACCCTGCAGGCGGCCACGGAAGCTCTGCAGAAAAGTGAAGAACGCTTTGACCTGGCCGTGCGGGGCAGCAATGCCGGCATCTGGGACTGGAAGGATGTCAGCCAGGAACCGATCTGGTGTTCCAGCCGGATGTATTCGCTGCTGGGGCGCGCTCCCAGCCAGGAAATGACCGTATCGTTCTGGAGAGAACTCATTCATCCGGAAGACCACGATCGCGTCATGGCGGCGCTGAACGATCATCTGAAGAACGATGCGCCGTTTGATATCGAGTATCGCATGGAATACGGCCAGTCGGACGAATACCGCTGGTACCACATGCGAGGAGCGGCCGAACGCAAGGGCGGCGGACGGGCGATTCGCATGGCCGGATCCTTCGAAGACATCACCGACAAACGCCGGGCGGAAGAAGAGGTGCAGCAGGGTGTCGCTCGCCGTGACCAGTTTCTGGCGATGCTGTCTCACGAACTGCGGAACCCGCTGGGCGCCGTGACGAACGCCACCGCGGTGCTGTCTTCGCCGGACGTCGACAGCCGCACCCGAGAACGTGCGCTGGGAGTCGTTCAGCGGCAACTGAATCAGATGTCCCGGCTGATGGATGACCTGTTGGACGTTTCCCGGATCACTCACGGCAAGATTGAACTGCGGCCGACGACCGTCGATCTGCGGCGAATCGTCGAACAGGCGGTCGCCGTCGTGCGGCAGCCGGTGGAGGAATCCGACCTGAACCTGTCTGTCGAAATTGCGGCGGAACCCGTGACCGTCAATGGCGATCCCGCGCGGCTGGAACAGGTCACTGTCAATCTGCTGACCAACGCCGTCAAGTACACGTCTCGCGGCGGCGACGTTCTGGTTTCGCTGTATTCACGGGCGAAGGAAGCGGTGATCGAAGTCCGGGACTCAGGCACGGGAATTCCGGCCGACAAGCTGCGGGAAATTTTCTCGCTGTTCTATCAGTCCGACGAAACACTGGACCGTTCAAACGGAGGCATGGGTGTGGGGCTGACTCTGGTCAAGGCGGTGGTGGAACTCCACGGCGGCACTGTTCACGCCGAAAGCGAAGGGCATGGAAAAGGCAGCCTGTTTACCGTGGTGCTGCCTCTGGCCCCCGACTCGTCGAACCCGTCAAAGCCCGCCGCGAAACCGCAACGGACGTCCATTCAGACAATCGTTCTGGTGGAAGACATCGACGACGCCCGCGAAATGCTGGCCGCGCTGCTGACGATGCGCGGCCTGGAAGTCCACGAAGCCGCCACCGGCGCGGAGGGACTGGAAATGATCCAGCAACTGAAGCCCGATGCCGCGATTATCGATATTGGACTTCCGGAACTGAACGGCCACGAAGTTGCCCGCCGCCTGCGAGCCGACGCGGCCAACAATCACATCCCGCTGGTGGCGCTGACCGGCTACGGACAGGACACCGACAAACAGGCCGTTCGCGAATCCGGGTTTGATCTGCATCTGGTCAAGCCGCTGAATCCCGACGTTCTGGACAGCGTCCTTGCAAAACTTGGACATCTGGCCGGCCAGGAAAGCATCGGCCACACGCCGTAA